The Canis aureus isolate CA01 chromosome 22, VMU_Caureus_v.1.0, whole genome shotgun sequence genome has a window encoding:
- the HIGD1A gene encoding HIG1 domain family member 1A, mitochondrial — protein MSTGTDVSLSSYDEDQGSKLIRKAREAPFVPIGMAGFAAIVAYGLYKLKSRGNTKMSVHLIHMRVAAQGFVVGAMTLGMGYSMYKEFWAKPKP, from the exons ATGTCAACTGGCACagatgtttctctttcttcatatgATGAAGATCAGGGATCTAAACTTATCCGAAAAGCTAGAGAGGCACCATTTGTTCCCATTG GAATGGCGGGGTTTGCAGCAATCGTCGCATATGGATTATATAAATTAAAGAGCAGGGGAAATACTAAAATGTCTGTTCACCTGATCCACATGCGTGTGGCAGCCCAAGGCTTTGTTGTGGGAGCAATGACTCTTG gtATGGGCTATTCCATGTATAAGGAATTCTGGGCAAAGCCTAAACCTTAG